In a genomic window of Tursiops truncatus isolate mTurTru1 chromosome 7, mTurTru1.mat.Y, whole genome shotgun sequence:
- the STRADB gene encoding STE20-related kinase adapter protein beta isoform X1, which translates to MSLLDCFCTSRTQVESLRPEKQSETSTHQNLVDEPTFSLLPPSTRASEVICSTNVSHYELQVEIGRGFDNLTSVHLARHTPTGTLVTVKITNLENCTEERLKALQKAVILSHFFRHPNITTYWTVFTVGSWLWVISPFMAYGSASQLLRTYFPEGMSETLIRNILFGAVRGLNYLHQNGCIHRSIKASHILISGDGLVTLSGLSHLHSLVKHGQKHRAVYDFPQFSTSVQPWLSPELLRQDLHGYNVKSDIYSVGITACELASGQVPFQDMHRTQMLLQKLKGPPYSPLDISIFPQSESRMKISRSGVDSGIGESVHVSSGTRTVNSDRLQTPPSKTFSPAFLSLVQLCLQQDPEKRPSASSLLSHVFFKQMKEESQSSILSLLPPACHRPSTAPPPVSPWTEPEWDFPDEKDSNWEF; encoded by the exons ATGTCTCTTTTG GATTGTTTCTGCACTTCACGAACACAAGTTGAATCACTCAGACCTGAAAAACAGTCTGAAACCAGTACCCATCAAAACTTG GTTGATGAGCCAACCTTTTCCTTGTTGCCTCCATCCACTAGAGCCAGTGAAGTTATCTGTTCCACCAACGTTTCTCACTATGAACTCCAAGTGGAAATAG GAAGAGGATTTGACAACTTGACTTCCGTCCATCTCGCACGGCATACTCCTACAGGAACACTGGTCACAGTAAAAATTACAAATCTGGAAAACTGCACTGAAGAACGCCTGAAAGCTTTACAG AAAGCAGTGATTCTATCCCACTTTTTCCGGCATCCCAATATTACAACTTACTGGACTGTTTTCACTGTTGGCAGCTGGCTTTgggttatttctccttttatggcctATG GTTCAGCAAGTCAACTCTTGAGGACTTACTTTCCTGAAGGAATGAGTGAAACTTTAATAAGAAACATTCTCTTTGGAGCAGTGAGAGGGTTGAACTATCTGCATCAAAATGGCTGTATTCACAg GAGTATTAAAGCCAGCCATATCCTCATTTCTGGTGATGGCCTAGTGACCCTCTCTGGCCTGTCCCATCTGCATAGTTTGGTTAAGCACGGACAGAAGCATAGGGCTGTGTATGATTTCCCACAGTTCAGCACATCAGTGCAGCCGTGGCTGAGTCCAGAACTACTGAGACAG GATTTACATGGATATAATGTAAAGTCAGATATTTACAGCGTTGGGATTACAGCATGTGAATTGGCCAGTGGGCAGGTACCTTTCCAGGACATGCACAGGACTCAG atgTTGTTACAGAAACTGAAAGGTCCTCCTTATAGCCCATTGGATATCAGTATTTTCCCTCAGTCAGAATCCAGAATGAAAATTTCCCGATCAGGTGTAGACTCTGGGATTGGAGAAAGTGTACATGTCTCCAGTGGAACTCGCACAGTAAATAGTGACAGATTGCAAACACCGCCCTCAAAAACATTCTCTCCTGCCTTCCTTAGCCTGGTACAGCTCTGTTTGCAGCAAGATCCTGAGAAAAG GCCATCAGCAAGCAGTTTATTATCCCATGTTTTCTTCAAACAG atgaaggaagaaagCCAGAGTTCAATACTTTCACTGTTGCCTCCTGCTTGTCACAGGCCATCAACAGCACCACCTCCAGTGTCACCTTGGACTGAGCCGGAATGGGATTTTCCTGATGAAAAAGATTCAAACTGGGAATTCTAG
- the STRADB gene encoding STE20-related kinase adapter protein beta isoform X5, with protein sequence MVDEPTFSLLPPSTRASEVICSTNVSHYELQVEIGRGFDNLTSVHLARHTPTGTLVTVKITNLENCTEERLKALQKAVILSHFFRHPNITTYWTVFTVGSWLWVISPFMAYGSASQLLRTYFPEGMSETLIRNILFGAVRGLNYLHQNGCIHRSIKASHILISGDGLVTLSGLSHLHSLVKHGQKHRAVYDFPQFSTSVQPWLSPELLRQDLHGYNVKSDIYSVGITACELASGQVPFQDMHRTQMLLQKLKGPPYSPLDISIFPQSESRMKISRSGVDSGIGESVHVSSGTRTVNSDRLQTPPSKTFSPAFLSLVQLCLQQDPEKRPSASSLLSHVFFKQMKEESQSSILSLLPPACHRPSTAPPPVSPWTEPEWDFPDEKDSNWEF encoded by the exons atg GTTGATGAGCCAACCTTTTCCTTGTTGCCTCCATCCACTAGAGCCAGTGAAGTTATCTGTTCCACCAACGTTTCTCACTATGAACTCCAAGTGGAAATAG GAAGAGGATTTGACAACTTGACTTCCGTCCATCTCGCACGGCATACTCCTACAGGAACACTGGTCACAGTAAAAATTACAAATCTGGAAAACTGCACTGAAGAACGCCTGAAAGCTTTACAG AAAGCAGTGATTCTATCCCACTTTTTCCGGCATCCCAATATTACAACTTACTGGACTGTTTTCACTGTTGGCAGCTGGCTTTgggttatttctccttttatggcctATG GTTCAGCAAGTCAACTCTTGAGGACTTACTTTCCTGAAGGAATGAGTGAAACTTTAATAAGAAACATTCTCTTTGGAGCAGTGAGAGGGTTGAACTATCTGCATCAAAATGGCTGTATTCACAg GAGTATTAAAGCCAGCCATATCCTCATTTCTGGTGATGGCCTAGTGACCCTCTCTGGCCTGTCCCATCTGCATAGTTTGGTTAAGCACGGACAGAAGCATAGGGCTGTGTATGATTTCCCACAGTTCAGCACATCAGTGCAGCCGTGGCTGAGTCCAGAACTACTGAGACAG GATTTACATGGATATAATGTAAAGTCAGATATTTACAGCGTTGGGATTACAGCATGTGAATTGGCCAGTGGGCAGGTACCTTTCCAGGACATGCACAGGACTCAG atgTTGTTACAGAAACTGAAAGGTCCTCCTTATAGCCCATTGGATATCAGTATTTTCCCTCAGTCAGAATCCAGAATGAAAATTTCCCGATCAGGTGTAGACTCTGGGATTGGAGAAAGTGTACATGTCTCCAGTGGAACTCGCACAGTAAATAGTGACAGATTGCAAACACCGCCCTCAAAAACATTCTCTCCTGCCTTCCTTAGCCTGGTACAGCTCTGTTTGCAGCAAGATCCTGAGAAAAG GCCATCAGCAAGCAGTTTATTATCCCATGTTTTCTTCAAACAG atgaaggaagaaagCCAGAGTTCAATACTTTCACTGTTGCCTCCTGCTTGTCACAGGCCATCAACAGCACCACCTCCAGTGTCACCTTGGACTGAGCCGGAATGGGATTTTCCTGATGAAAAAGATTCAAACTGGGAATTCTAG
- the STRADB gene encoding STE20-related kinase adapter protein beta isoform X2 yields MTAATQISSSLTWTVAGIYPEVELLDPMVDEPTFSLLPPSTRASEVICSTNVSHYELQVEIGRGFDNLTSVHLARHTPTGTLVTVKITNLENCTEERLKALQKAVILSHFFRHPNITTYWTVFTVGSWLWVISPFMAYGSASQLLRTYFPEGMSETLIRNILFGAVRGLNYLHQNGCIHRSIKASHILISGDGLVTLSGLSHLHSLVKHGQKHRAVYDFPQFSTSVQPWLSPELLRQDLHGYNVKSDIYSVGITACELASGQVPFQDMHRTQMLLQKLKGPPYSPLDISIFPQSESRMKISRSGVDSGIGESVHVSSGTRTVNSDRLQTPPSKTFSPAFLSLVQLCLQQDPEKRPSASSLLSHVFFKQMKEESQSSILSLLPPACHRPSTAPPPVSPWTEPEWDFPDEKDSNWEF; encoded by the exons ATGACTGCTGCTACTCAAAtctcatcatctctcacctggactgtTGCAG gtatatacccagaagtggaattgctggatcctatg GTTGATGAGCCAACCTTTTCCTTGTTGCCTCCATCCACTAGAGCCAGTGAAGTTATCTGTTCCACCAACGTTTCTCACTATGAACTCCAAGTGGAAATAG GAAGAGGATTTGACAACTTGACTTCCGTCCATCTCGCACGGCATACTCCTACAGGAACACTGGTCACAGTAAAAATTACAAATCTGGAAAACTGCACTGAAGAACGCCTGAAAGCTTTACAG AAAGCAGTGATTCTATCCCACTTTTTCCGGCATCCCAATATTACAACTTACTGGACTGTTTTCACTGTTGGCAGCTGGCTTTgggttatttctccttttatggcctATG GTTCAGCAAGTCAACTCTTGAGGACTTACTTTCCTGAAGGAATGAGTGAAACTTTAATAAGAAACATTCTCTTTGGAGCAGTGAGAGGGTTGAACTATCTGCATCAAAATGGCTGTATTCACAg GAGTATTAAAGCCAGCCATATCCTCATTTCTGGTGATGGCCTAGTGACCCTCTCTGGCCTGTCCCATCTGCATAGTTTGGTTAAGCACGGACAGAAGCATAGGGCTGTGTATGATTTCCCACAGTTCAGCACATCAGTGCAGCCGTGGCTGAGTCCAGAACTACTGAGACAG GATTTACATGGATATAATGTAAAGTCAGATATTTACAGCGTTGGGATTACAGCATGTGAATTGGCCAGTGGGCAGGTACCTTTCCAGGACATGCACAGGACTCAG atgTTGTTACAGAAACTGAAAGGTCCTCCTTATAGCCCATTGGATATCAGTATTTTCCCTCAGTCAGAATCCAGAATGAAAATTTCCCGATCAGGTGTAGACTCTGGGATTGGAGAAAGTGTACATGTCTCCAGTGGAACTCGCACAGTAAATAGTGACAGATTGCAAACACCGCCCTCAAAAACATTCTCTCCTGCCTTCCTTAGCCTGGTACAGCTCTGTTTGCAGCAAGATCCTGAGAAAAG GCCATCAGCAAGCAGTTTATTATCCCATGTTTTCTTCAAACAG atgaaggaagaaagCCAGAGTTCAATACTTTCACTGTTGCCTCCTGCTTGTCACAGGCCATCAACAGCACCACCTCCAGTGTCACCTTGGACTGAGCCGGAATGGGATTTTCCTGATGAAAAAGATTCAAACTGGGAATTCTAG
- the STRADB gene encoding STE20-related kinase adapter protein beta isoform X10, whose product MSLLDCFCTSRTQVESLRPEKQSETSTHQNLVDEPTFSLLPPSTRASEVICSTNVSHYELQVEIGRGFDNLTSVHLARHTPTGTLVTVKITNLENCTEERLKALQKAVILSHFFRHPNITTYWTVFTVGSWLWVISPFMAYGSASQLLRTYFPEGMSETLIRNILFGAVRGLNYLHQNGCIHRSIKASHILISGDGLVTLSGLSHLHSLVKHGQKHRAVYDFPQFSTSVQPWLSPELLRQDLHGYNVKSDIYSVGITACELASGQVPFQDMHRTQMLLQKLKGPPYSPLDISIFPQSESRMKISRSGVDSGIGESVHVSSGTRTVNSDRLQTPPSKTFSPAFLSLVQLCLQQDPEKR is encoded by the exons ATGTCTCTTTTG GATTGTTTCTGCACTTCACGAACACAAGTTGAATCACTCAGACCTGAAAAACAGTCTGAAACCAGTACCCATCAAAACTTG GTTGATGAGCCAACCTTTTCCTTGTTGCCTCCATCCACTAGAGCCAGTGAAGTTATCTGTTCCACCAACGTTTCTCACTATGAACTCCAAGTGGAAATAG GAAGAGGATTTGACAACTTGACTTCCGTCCATCTCGCACGGCATACTCCTACAGGAACACTGGTCACAGTAAAAATTACAAATCTGGAAAACTGCACTGAAGAACGCCTGAAAGCTTTACAG AAAGCAGTGATTCTATCCCACTTTTTCCGGCATCCCAATATTACAACTTACTGGACTGTTTTCACTGTTGGCAGCTGGCTTTgggttatttctccttttatggcctATG GTTCAGCAAGTCAACTCTTGAGGACTTACTTTCCTGAAGGAATGAGTGAAACTTTAATAAGAAACATTCTCTTTGGAGCAGTGAGAGGGTTGAACTATCTGCATCAAAATGGCTGTATTCACAg GAGTATTAAAGCCAGCCATATCCTCATTTCTGGTGATGGCCTAGTGACCCTCTCTGGCCTGTCCCATCTGCATAGTTTGGTTAAGCACGGACAGAAGCATAGGGCTGTGTATGATTTCCCACAGTTCAGCACATCAGTGCAGCCGTGGCTGAGTCCAGAACTACTGAGACAG GATTTACATGGATATAATGTAAAGTCAGATATTTACAGCGTTGGGATTACAGCATGTGAATTGGCCAGTGGGCAGGTACCTTTCCAGGACATGCACAGGACTCAG atgTTGTTACAGAAACTGAAAGGTCCTCCTTATAGCCCATTGGATATCAGTATTTTCCCTCAGTCAGAATCCAGAATGAAAATTTCCCGATCAGGTGTAGACTCTGGGATTGGAGAAAGTGTACATGTCTCCAGTGGAACTCGCACAGTAAATAGTGACAGATTGCAAACACCGCCCTCAAAAACATTCTCTCCTGCCTTCCTTAGCCTGGTACAGCTCTGTTTGCAGCAAGATCCTGAGAAAAG atga
- the STRADB gene encoding STE20-related kinase adapter protein beta isoform X9 produces MSLLDCFCTSRTQVESLRPEKQSETSTHQNLVDEPTFSLLPPSTRASEVICSTNVSHYELQVEIGRGFDNLTSVHLARHTPTGTLVTVKITNLENCTEERLKALQKAVILSHFFRHPNITTYWTVFTVGSWLWVISPFMAYGSASQLLRTYFPEGMSETLIRNILFGAVRGLNYLHQNGCIHRSIKASHILISGDGLVTLSGLSHLHSLVKHGQKHRAVYDFPQFSTSVQPWLSPELLRQDLHGYNVKSDIYSVGITACELASGQVPFQDMHRTQMLLQKLKGPPYSPLDISIFPQSESRMKISRSGVDSGIGESVHVSSGTRTVNSDRLQTPPSKTFSPAFLSLVQLCLQQDPEKRPSASSLLSHVFFKQPYFEFL; encoded by the exons ATGTCTCTTTTG GATTGTTTCTGCACTTCACGAACACAAGTTGAATCACTCAGACCTGAAAAACAGTCTGAAACCAGTACCCATCAAAACTTG GTTGATGAGCCAACCTTTTCCTTGTTGCCTCCATCCACTAGAGCCAGTGAAGTTATCTGTTCCACCAACGTTTCTCACTATGAACTCCAAGTGGAAATAG GAAGAGGATTTGACAACTTGACTTCCGTCCATCTCGCACGGCATACTCCTACAGGAACACTGGTCACAGTAAAAATTACAAATCTGGAAAACTGCACTGAAGAACGCCTGAAAGCTTTACAG AAAGCAGTGATTCTATCCCACTTTTTCCGGCATCCCAATATTACAACTTACTGGACTGTTTTCACTGTTGGCAGCTGGCTTTgggttatttctccttttatggcctATG GTTCAGCAAGTCAACTCTTGAGGACTTACTTTCCTGAAGGAATGAGTGAAACTTTAATAAGAAACATTCTCTTTGGAGCAGTGAGAGGGTTGAACTATCTGCATCAAAATGGCTGTATTCACAg GAGTATTAAAGCCAGCCATATCCTCATTTCTGGTGATGGCCTAGTGACCCTCTCTGGCCTGTCCCATCTGCATAGTTTGGTTAAGCACGGACAGAAGCATAGGGCTGTGTATGATTTCCCACAGTTCAGCACATCAGTGCAGCCGTGGCTGAGTCCAGAACTACTGAGACAG GATTTACATGGATATAATGTAAAGTCAGATATTTACAGCGTTGGGATTACAGCATGTGAATTGGCCAGTGGGCAGGTACCTTTCCAGGACATGCACAGGACTCAG atgTTGTTACAGAAACTGAAAGGTCCTCCTTATAGCCCATTGGATATCAGTATTTTCCCTCAGTCAGAATCCAGAATGAAAATTTCCCGATCAGGTGTAGACTCTGGGATTGGAGAAAGTGTACATGTCTCCAGTGGAACTCGCACAGTAAATAGTGACAGATTGCAAACACCGCCCTCAAAAACATTCTCTCCTGCCTTCCTTAGCCTGGTACAGCTCTGTTTGCAGCAAGATCCTGAGAAAAG GCCATCAGCAAGCAGTTTATTATCCCATGTTTTCTTCAAACAG CCTTATTTTGAGTTTCTTtaa
- the STRADB gene encoding STE20-related kinase adapter protein beta isoform X4 has protein sequence MSLLDCFCTSRTQVESLRPEKQSETSTHQNLVDEPTFSLLPPSTRASEVICSTNVSHYELQVEIGRGFDNLTSVHLARHTPTGTLVTVKITNLENCTEERLKALQKAVILSHFFRHPNITTYWTVFTVGSWLWVISPFMAYGSASQLLRTYFPEGMSETLIRNILFGAVRGLNYLHQNGCIHRSIKASHILISGDGLVTLSGLSHLHSLVKHGQKHRAVYDFPQFSTSVQPWLSPELLRQDLHGYNVKSDIYSVGITACELASGQVPFQDMHRTQMLLQKLKGPPYSPLDISIFPQSESRMKISRSGVDSGIGESVHVSSGTRTVNSDRLQTPPSKTFSPAFLSLVQLCLQQDPEKRKGSKPFLMLNFWNCNIKKEKVSISEILVNKSHWNTRNQ, from the exons ATGTCTCTTTTG GATTGTTTCTGCACTTCACGAACACAAGTTGAATCACTCAGACCTGAAAAACAGTCTGAAACCAGTACCCATCAAAACTTG GTTGATGAGCCAACCTTTTCCTTGTTGCCTCCATCCACTAGAGCCAGTGAAGTTATCTGTTCCACCAACGTTTCTCACTATGAACTCCAAGTGGAAATAG GAAGAGGATTTGACAACTTGACTTCCGTCCATCTCGCACGGCATACTCCTACAGGAACACTGGTCACAGTAAAAATTACAAATCTGGAAAACTGCACTGAAGAACGCCTGAAAGCTTTACAG AAAGCAGTGATTCTATCCCACTTTTTCCGGCATCCCAATATTACAACTTACTGGACTGTTTTCACTGTTGGCAGCTGGCTTTgggttatttctccttttatggcctATG GTTCAGCAAGTCAACTCTTGAGGACTTACTTTCCTGAAGGAATGAGTGAAACTTTAATAAGAAACATTCTCTTTGGAGCAGTGAGAGGGTTGAACTATCTGCATCAAAATGGCTGTATTCACAg GAGTATTAAAGCCAGCCATATCCTCATTTCTGGTGATGGCCTAGTGACCCTCTCTGGCCTGTCCCATCTGCATAGTTTGGTTAAGCACGGACAGAAGCATAGGGCTGTGTATGATTTCCCACAGTTCAGCACATCAGTGCAGCCGTGGCTGAGTCCAGAACTACTGAGACAG GATTTACATGGATATAATGTAAAGTCAGATATTTACAGCGTTGGGATTACAGCATGTGAATTGGCCAGTGGGCAGGTACCTTTCCAGGACATGCACAGGACTCAG atgTTGTTACAGAAACTGAAAGGTCCTCCTTATAGCCCATTGGATATCAGTATTTTCCCTCAGTCAGAATCCAGAATGAAAATTTCCCGATCAGGTGTAGACTCTGGGATTGGAGAAAGTGTACATGTCTCCAGTGGAACTCGCACAGTAAATAGTGACAGATTGCAAACACCGCCCTCAAAAACATTCTCTCCTGCCTTCCTTAGCCTGGTACAGCTCTGTTTGCAGCAAGATCCTGAGAAAAG
- the STRADB gene encoding STE20-related kinase adapter protein beta isoform X6, with protein MSLLDCFCTSRTQVESLRPEKQSETSTHQNLVDEPTFSLLPPSTRASEVICSTNVSHYELQVEIGRGFDNLTSVHLARHTPTGTLVTVKITNLENCTEERLKALQKAVILSHFFRHPNITTYWTVFTVGSWLWVISPFMAYGSASQLLRTYFPEGMSETLIRNILFGAVRGLNYLHQNGCIHRSIKASHILISGDGLVTLSGLSHLHSLVKHGQKHRAVYDFPQFSTSVQPWLSPELLRQDLHGYNVKSDIYSVGITACELASGQVPFQDMHRTQMLLQKLKGPPYSPLDISIFPQSESRMKISRSGVDSGIGESVHVSSGTRTVNSDRLQTPPSKTFSPAFLSLVQLCLQQDPEKRKGSKPFLMLNFWNCNIKKEKHAGS; from the exons ATGTCTCTTTTG GATTGTTTCTGCACTTCACGAACACAAGTTGAATCACTCAGACCTGAAAAACAGTCTGAAACCAGTACCCATCAAAACTTG GTTGATGAGCCAACCTTTTCCTTGTTGCCTCCATCCACTAGAGCCAGTGAAGTTATCTGTTCCACCAACGTTTCTCACTATGAACTCCAAGTGGAAATAG GAAGAGGATTTGACAACTTGACTTCCGTCCATCTCGCACGGCATACTCCTACAGGAACACTGGTCACAGTAAAAATTACAAATCTGGAAAACTGCACTGAAGAACGCCTGAAAGCTTTACAG AAAGCAGTGATTCTATCCCACTTTTTCCGGCATCCCAATATTACAACTTACTGGACTGTTTTCACTGTTGGCAGCTGGCTTTgggttatttctccttttatggcctATG GTTCAGCAAGTCAACTCTTGAGGACTTACTTTCCTGAAGGAATGAGTGAAACTTTAATAAGAAACATTCTCTTTGGAGCAGTGAGAGGGTTGAACTATCTGCATCAAAATGGCTGTATTCACAg GAGTATTAAAGCCAGCCATATCCTCATTTCTGGTGATGGCCTAGTGACCCTCTCTGGCCTGTCCCATCTGCATAGTTTGGTTAAGCACGGACAGAAGCATAGGGCTGTGTATGATTTCCCACAGTTCAGCACATCAGTGCAGCCGTGGCTGAGTCCAGAACTACTGAGACAG GATTTACATGGATATAATGTAAAGTCAGATATTTACAGCGTTGGGATTACAGCATGTGAATTGGCCAGTGGGCAGGTACCTTTCCAGGACATGCACAGGACTCAG atgTTGTTACAGAAACTGAAAGGTCCTCCTTATAGCCCATTGGATATCAGTATTTTCCCTCAGTCAGAATCCAGAATGAAAATTTCCCGATCAGGTGTAGACTCTGGGATTGGAGAAAGTGTACATGTCTCCAGTGGAACTCGCACAGTAAATAGTGACAGATTGCAAACACCGCCCTCAAAAACATTCTCTCCTGCCTTCCTTAGCCTGGTACAGCTCTGTTTGCAGCAAGATCCTGAGAAAAG
- the STRADB gene encoding STE20-related kinase adapter protein beta isoform X7 → MSLLDCFCTSRTQVESLRPEKQSETSTHQNLVDEPTFSLLPPSTRASEVICSTNVSHYELQVEIGRGFDNLTSVHLARHTPTGTLVTVKITNLENCTEERLKALQKAVILSHFFRHPNITTYWTVFTVGSWLWVISPFMAYGSASQLLRTYFPEGMSETLIRNILFGAVRGLNYLHQNGCIHRSIKASHILISGDGLVTLSGLSHLHSLVKHGQKHRAVYDFPQFSTSVQPWLSPELLRQDLHGYNVKSDIYSVGITACELASGQVPFQDMHRTQMLLQKLKGPPYSPLDISIFPQSESRMKISRSGVDSGIGESVHVSSGTRTVNSDRLQTPPSKTFSPAFLSLVQLCLQQDPEKRKGSKPFLMLNFWNCNIKKEKV, encoded by the exons ATGTCTCTTTTG GATTGTTTCTGCACTTCACGAACACAAGTTGAATCACTCAGACCTGAAAAACAGTCTGAAACCAGTACCCATCAAAACTTG GTTGATGAGCCAACCTTTTCCTTGTTGCCTCCATCCACTAGAGCCAGTGAAGTTATCTGTTCCACCAACGTTTCTCACTATGAACTCCAAGTGGAAATAG GAAGAGGATTTGACAACTTGACTTCCGTCCATCTCGCACGGCATACTCCTACAGGAACACTGGTCACAGTAAAAATTACAAATCTGGAAAACTGCACTGAAGAACGCCTGAAAGCTTTACAG AAAGCAGTGATTCTATCCCACTTTTTCCGGCATCCCAATATTACAACTTACTGGACTGTTTTCACTGTTGGCAGCTGGCTTTgggttatttctccttttatggcctATG GTTCAGCAAGTCAACTCTTGAGGACTTACTTTCCTGAAGGAATGAGTGAAACTTTAATAAGAAACATTCTCTTTGGAGCAGTGAGAGGGTTGAACTATCTGCATCAAAATGGCTGTATTCACAg GAGTATTAAAGCCAGCCATATCCTCATTTCTGGTGATGGCCTAGTGACCCTCTCTGGCCTGTCCCATCTGCATAGTTTGGTTAAGCACGGACAGAAGCATAGGGCTGTGTATGATTTCCCACAGTTCAGCACATCAGTGCAGCCGTGGCTGAGTCCAGAACTACTGAGACAG GATTTACATGGATATAATGTAAAGTCAGATATTTACAGCGTTGGGATTACAGCATGTGAATTGGCCAGTGGGCAGGTACCTTTCCAGGACATGCACAGGACTCAG atgTTGTTACAGAAACTGAAAGGTCCTCCTTATAGCCCATTGGATATCAGTATTTTCCCTCAGTCAGAATCCAGAATGAAAATTTCCCGATCAGGTGTAGACTCTGGGATTGGAGAAAGTGTACATGTCTCCAGTGGAACTCGCACAGTAAATAGTGACAGATTGCAAACACCGCCCTCAAAAACATTCTCTCCTGCCTTCCTTAGCCTGGTACAGCTCTGTTTGCAGCAAGATCCTGAGAAAAG
- the STRADB gene encoding STE20-related kinase adapter protein beta isoform X8: MSLLDCFCTSRTQVESLRPEKQSETSTHQNLVDEPTFSLLPPSTRASEVICSTNVSHYELQVEIGRGFDNLTSVHLARHTPTGTLVTVKITNLENCTEERLKALQKAVILSHFFRHPNITTYWTVFTVGSWLWVISPFMAYGSASQLLRTYFPEGMSETLIRNILFGAVRGLNYLHQNGCIHRSIKASHILISGDGLVTLSGLSHLHSLVKHGQKHRAVYDFPQFSTSVQPWLSPELLRQDLHGYNVKSDIYSVGITACELASGQVPFQDMHRTQMLLQKLKGPPYSPLDISIFPQSESRMKISRSGVDSGIGESVHVSSGTRTVNSDRLQTPPSKTFSPAFLSLVQLCLQQDPEKRKGSKPFLMLNFWNCNIKKEKK, encoded by the exons ATGTCTCTTTTG GATTGTTTCTGCACTTCACGAACACAAGTTGAATCACTCAGACCTGAAAAACAGTCTGAAACCAGTACCCATCAAAACTTG GTTGATGAGCCAACCTTTTCCTTGTTGCCTCCATCCACTAGAGCCAGTGAAGTTATCTGTTCCACCAACGTTTCTCACTATGAACTCCAAGTGGAAATAG GAAGAGGATTTGACAACTTGACTTCCGTCCATCTCGCACGGCATACTCCTACAGGAACACTGGTCACAGTAAAAATTACAAATCTGGAAAACTGCACTGAAGAACGCCTGAAAGCTTTACAG AAAGCAGTGATTCTATCCCACTTTTTCCGGCATCCCAATATTACAACTTACTGGACTGTTTTCACTGTTGGCAGCTGGCTTTgggttatttctccttttatggcctATG GTTCAGCAAGTCAACTCTTGAGGACTTACTTTCCTGAAGGAATGAGTGAAACTTTAATAAGAAACATTCTCTTTGGAGCAGTGAGAGGGTTGAACTATCTGCATCAAAATGGCTGTATTCACAg GAGTATTAAAGCCAGCCATATCCTCATTTCTGGTGATGGCCTAGTGACCCTCTCTGGCCTGTCCCATCTGCATAGTTTGGTTAAGCACGGACAGAAGCATAGGGCTGTGTATGATTTCCCACAGTTCAGCACATCAGTGCAGCCGTGGCTGAGTCCAGAACTACTGAGACAG GATTTACATGGATATAATGTAAAGTCAGATATTTACAGCGTTGGGATTACAGCATGTGAATTGGCCAGTGGGCAGGTACCTTTCCAGGACATGCACAGGACTCAG atgTTGTTACAGAAACTGAAAGGTCCTCCTTATAGCCCATTGGATATCAGTATTTTCCCTCAGTCAGAATCCAGAATGAAAATTTCCCGATCAGGTGTAGACTCTGGGATTGGAGAAAGTGTACATGTCTCCAGTGGAACTCGCACAGTAAATAGTGACAGATTGCAAACACCGCCCTCAAAAACATTCTCTCCTGCCTTCCTTAGCCTGGTACAGCTCTGTTTGCAGCAAGATCCTGAGAAAAG